A single genomic interval of Spinacia oleracea cultivar Varoflay chromosome 6, BTI_SOV_V1, whole genome shotgun sequence harbors:
- the LOC130462468 gene encoding uncharacterized protein yields MCKQSIYNCIFYRMCSACRSYKRLGGQSKGTKLTWIPAQCAQQPGSLDCGYYVMRFMYDIIMNHGNSQDLTKDFSRTLPYSPEEINEVKDFWADYFMNNVEFLA; encoded by the exons atgtgtaaacaaagtatatataattgcatattttatcgaatgtgtagtgcttgtcggagttacaagagactaggtggacaatctaagggaactaaattaacatggattccagcacag tgtgctcaacaaccgggatcactagattgtggctactacgtcatgcgttttatgtacgacataataatgaatcatggtaatagtcaagatcttactaag gatttttcaagaacattgccttattcaccggaggagattaatgaggtgaaagatttttgggcagattacttcatgaacaatgtcgaatttttagcttaa